In Pseudomonas asiatica, the following are encoded in one genomic region:
- a CDS encoding MFS transporter, translating to MPKAGPKLLTQIAAVHFVSHVHIMLIPALLPVLPDLLGVGFVELGAALAVFNIVSALVQAPLGYAVDHYGARKVLKAGLLLGSISFLLVAVSPSYILLLVAMAMAGLANGVYHPADYALLANGIEQGRLGRAFSIHTFAGFLGSAVTPAIFLGIAALFGTQAALMAGSAAGVAGLLLISVPGNGIHHVAKPGKGGAGPTAAGRARLFTPMLGLLTVLFILLNLSTSAIEKFSVAALVQGQDLTLAWANTALTAFLLSSAAGVLCGGALADRTRRHGLVAASAFALAAALTTLVALGLLRGWGLVVVLGAIGLLTGIIAPSRDMLVKAAAPSGAEGKAFGLVSTGFSIGGALGPVAFGWMLDQRLPHGIFVASIVFMLLTVLLTLAQEAYLARKHRQPV from the coding sequence ATGCCCAAAGCTGGCCCCAAGCTTCTTACCCAAATTGCTGCCGTACACTTCGTCAGCCATGTGCACATCATGCTTATCCCGGCGCTGCTACCCGTGCTCCCCGACTTGCTGGGGGTAGGGTTCGTCGAACTCGGCGCAGCCCTGGCCGTGTTCAATATCGTCTCCGCCCTGGTGCAGGCACCGCTAGGCTATGCCGTCGACCACTACGGTGCGCGCAAGGTGCTCAAGGCGGGCTTGCTGCTGGGCAGCATCAGTTTCCTGCTGGTTGCTGTCAGCCCCAGCTACATCCTGCTGTTGGTGGCGATGGCCATGGCCGGCCTGGCCAATGGCGTGTACCACCCGGCCGACTACGCGTTGCTGGCCAACGGCATCGAACAAGGCCGCCTGGGGCGGGCGTTCTCGATCCATACCTTTGCCGGCTTCCTCGGCTCGGCGGTAACGCCAGCGATATTTCTCGGCATCGCTGCACTATTCGGCACGCAGGCTGCCCTGATGGCGGGCTCGGCTGCGGGGGTTGCCGGCTTGCTGTTGATATCGGTTCCAGGCAATGGAATCCACCACGTTGCCAAGCCTGGCAAAGGCGGCGCTGGCCCCACTGCAGCAGGTCGCGCGCGACTGTTCACGCCCATGCTCGGGCTGCTGACGGTCCTGTTCATCTTGCTCAACCTGAGCACCAGTGCCATCGAGAAGTTCTCCGTGGCCGCCCTGGTCCAGGGCCAAGACCTGACCCTGGCCTGGGCCAACACGGCACTCACGGCCTTTCTGCTCAGCAGCGCTGCAGGTGTACTGTGCGGTGGGGCCCTGGCTGACCGGACCCGGCGTCACGGCCTGGTGGCGGCCTCGGCCTTTGCCCTGGCTGCCGCGTTGACAACGCTGGTGGCCCTCGGGCTGCTTCGGGGCTGGGGGTTGGTGGTGGTTCTCGGTGCCATTGGCTTGCTGACCGGGATCATCGCCCCGTCGAGGGACATGCTGGTGAAGGCGGCGGCACCGAGCGGCGCCGAGGGCAAAGCGTTCGGGCTGGTCTCGACCGGCTTCAGCATCGGCGGTGCCCTCGGGCCGGTGGCGTTTGGCTGGATGCTCGACCAACGCCTGCCTCATGGCATCTTCGTGGCATCGATCGTGTTCATGCTGCTGACGGTGCTGCTGACCTTGGCACAGGAGGCCTACCTGGCCAGGAAGCACCGACAGCCTGTCTAG
- a CDS encoding DUF4381 domain-containing protein: MNPLDQLQPLIAPAPIGLWPPAPGWWLLLAVLPLLAWGLWRVRHWRPGKRRIVRAEQPLDPVRVEALAELARLPRPYDGAPAGAWLQQINALLKRLCRSHYPGANSHTLNGRQWLAFLDNRCPAAGLTRWMVLVEGAYKPECKLDDKAIAGLSQAVETWIRKHV; the protein is encoded by the coding sequence ATGAACCCGCTTGATCAACTGCAGCCGCTGATCGCCCCCGCGCCGATCGGCCTTTGGCCACCGGCACCCGGCTGGTGGCTGCTGCTGGCCGTGCTGCCGCTGTTGGCCTGGGGCCTGTGGCGGGTGCGCCACTGGCGCCCGGGCAAACGCCGTATCGTGCGTGCCGAACAACCCTTGGACCCGGTACGCGTGGAAGCGCTGGCCGAACTGGCCCGCCTGCCGCGCCCCTACGACGGCGCCCCGGCCGGGGCCTGGCTGCAACAGATCAACGCCCTGCTCAAGCGCCTGTGCCGCAGCCACTACCCGGGTGCCAACAGCCATACCCTCAACGGCCGCCAGTGGCTGGCGTTTCTCGACAACCGCTGCCCGGCCGCCGGCCTGACGCGCTGGATGGTACTGGTCGAAGGCGCCTACAAACCCGAGTGCAAGCTCGACGACAAGGCCATCGCCGGGCTCAGCCAAGCCGTCGAAACCTGGATTCGCAAGCATGTTTGA
- a CDS encoding vWA domain-containing protein, giving the protein MIELWPEWLRPLWLLAVPLLAWLLYKLWHRRKRAGRWQMILPPAFHGVLLGGGSGSTSKLPWVALGLAWVLVILALLGPSWQRVEESRQRPADPLVILLELTPQMLAEDSPPNRLEQARRKILDLLEHRRDSQTALVVYAGSAHTLVPLSDDLATSRNLLEAVDPSIMPKPGQRADLAVQKGLALLAQSGLGQGRLLLIGSSLSAPEREGIAQALGRQGPSLLMLGIGSSEGAPVRQANGEYLKDDQGGILLPRLDSASLKGFINGTGGRYRHARIDDLDLRGLGLFDSPRTGRNDGQTLQLDSWADQGYWLLLPLLLLAACAGRRGWLFCLPLLLALPQPSQAFEFNDLWLRPDQQGQRLLEQNRPASAARQFQDPQWRGMALYQAGDYAGAAEAFSQGDTAAAHYNRGNALARSGELEAALDAYEQALERQPDLQAALDNQALVQQLLQQREATAEEQPASSDTQGTPGSETEGNSSSASSPAQGTPGNDEQASAEQPGEGSSNSQVTPGNQAGADDSVTQPPQRPVSTSLDTEQRQALEQWLREIPDNPAELLRRKFWYEQQLHQETSR; this is encoded by the coding sequence ATGATCGAACTGTGGCCCGAATGGTTGCGCCCGCTCTGGCTGCTGGCCGTACCCCTGCTCGCCTGGCTGCTGTACAAACTGTGGCACCGGCGCAAGCGCGCCGGGCGCTGGCAGATGATTCTGCCACCGGCGTTCCATGGCGTCCTGCTCGGCGGTGGCAGCGGCAGCACCAGCAAGCTGCCGTGGGTGGCGCTGGGCCTGGCCTGGGTGCTGGTGATCCTGGCGCTGCTCGGGCCGAGTTGGCAGCGCGTGGAAGAAAGCCGCCAGCGCCCGGCCGACCCACTGGTGATCCTGCTCGAACTGACCCCGCAGATGCTCGCCGAGGACAGCCCGCCCAACCGCCTGGAGCAGGCGCGGCGCAAAATCCTCGACCTGCTGGAGCACCGCCGCGACAGCCAGACCGCGCTGGTGGTCTACGCTGGCTCCGCACACACCCTGGTGCCGCTGTCCGATGACTTGGCCACCAGCCGCAACCTGCTCGAGGCGGTCGACCCATCGATCATGCCCAAGCCCGGCCAGCGCGCCGACCTGGCCGTGCAAAAAGGCCTCGCCCTGCTTGCCCAGAGCGGCCTGGGCCAGGGCCGCCTGCTGCTGATCGGCTCGTCGCTCAGCGCCCCGGAGCGCGAAGGCATCGCCCAGGCCCTCGGCCGGCAGGGCCCGAGCCTGTTGATGCTGGGCATCGGCAGCAGCGAAGGCGCACCGGTGCGCCAGGCCAATGGCGAATACCTGAAGGACGACCAGGGCGGCATCCTGTTGCCACGCCTGGACAGCGCCAGCCTCAAGGGCTTCATCAACGGCACCGGCGGGCGCTACCGGCATGCTCGCATCGACGACCTCGACCTGCGAGGCCTGGGCCTGTTCGACAGCCCGCGCACCGGGCGCAATGATGGCCAGACCCTGCAATTGGACAGCTGGGCCGACCAGGGGTACTGGCTGCTGCTGCCGCTGTTGCTGCTGGCCGCCTGTGCCGGCCGACGCGGCTGGCTGTTCTGCCTGCCGCTGCTGCTGGCCCTGCCCCAGCCCAGCCAGGCCTTCGAGTTCAACGACCTGTGGCTGCGCCCCGACCAGCAAGGCCAGCGCCTGCTGGAGCAGAACCGCCCGGCCAGCGCCGCGCGCCAGTTCCAGGACCCGCAATGGCGCGGCATGGCCCTGTACCAGGCCGGCGACTATGCCGGCGCTGCCGAAGCCTTTTCCCAAGGCGACACCGCCGCCGCACACTACAATCGAGGCAACGCCCTGGCCCGCAGCGGTGAGCTGGAAGCCGCGCTGGACGCCTACGAACAAGCCCTGGAACGCCAACCCGACCTGCAAGCGGCGCTGGACAACCAGGCACTGGTGCAGCAACTGCTGCAACAGCGCGAGGCCACTGCCGAGGAACAACCGGCCAGCAGCGATACCCAAGGCACGCCCGGCAGCGAAACCGAAGGCAACAGCAGCTCGGCCAGCAGCCCGGCCCAGGGCACGCCCGGCAACGACGAACAGGCCAGCGCCGAACAGCCCGGCGAAGGCAGCAGCAACAGCCAGGTAACGCCCGGCAACCAAGCCGGCGCGGACGACAGCGTCACCCAGCCGCCGCAGCGCCCGGTATCGACCAGCCTTGATACCGAACAGCGCCAGGCCCTGGAACAATGGCTGCGGGAGATCCCCGACAACCCGGCGGAGCTGCTGCGGCGCAAATTCTGGTATGAACAGCAATTGCATCAGGAAACCTCACGATGA
- a CDS encoding DUF58 domain-containing protein — protein MPTASLAEPGIRIGLAELIDMRHRVREIQLFSRPGQRSPLVGLHHSKLRGRGVDFDQVRVYQAGDDVRNIDWRVTARTQEPHTKLFHEERERPIFILVEQSQRLFFGSGLMFKSVLAAQAAALFGWAALGHNDRIGGLVFGDNEHHEIKPRRSKQSLLQLLNRLAKVNQALHTEATPGADSLGLALRRAREVLRPGSLAIVICDERSLTAQVEQHLAMLSRHCDLLLMPVSDPLDHALPAAGLLRFAQRSAQLELDTLDANLRQAYRQQAEARIERWELMAQKLRVLLMPLSTQSDMIEQLREYLNAQRPRSAS, from the coding sequence ATGCCCACTGCATCGCTGGCCGAACCCGGCATCCGCATCGGCCTTGCCGAGCTGATCGACATGCGCCACCGCGTGCGCGAAATCCAGCTGTTTTCCCGGCCCGGCCAGCGCAGCCCGCTGGTGGGCCTACACCACTCCAAGCTGCGCGGGCGCGGCGTGGACTTCGACCAGGTGCGCGTCTACCAGGCTGGCGACGATGTGCGCAACATCGACTGGCGGGTTACCGCGCGTACCCAGGAGCCGCATACCAAGCTGTTCCACGAAGAGCGCGAACGGCCCATCTTCATTCTTGTCGAGCAGAGCCAACGGCTGTTCTTCGGCTCGGGGCTGATGTTCAAGTCGGTGCTGGCCGCCCAGGCTGCAGCGCTGTTCGGCTGGGCCGCGCTGGGCCATAACGACCGCATTGGCGGGTTGGTGTTCGGCGACAACGAGCACCACGAAATCAAGCCCCGGCGCAGCAAGCAGAGCCTGCTGCAACTGCTCAACCGCCTGGCCAAGGTCAACCAGGCGCTGCACACCGAGGCCACGCCCGGTGCCGACAGCCTCGGCCTGGCCCTGCGCCGCGCCCGCGAAGTGCTGCGCCCCGGCAGCCTGGCCATCGTGATCTGCGATGAGCGCTCGCTCACTGCCCAGGTGGAGCAGCACCTGGCCATGCTCTCGCGCCATTGCGACCTGCTGTTGATGCCGGTGTCCGACCCGCTCGATCATGCCCTGCCCGCCGCCGGCCTGCTGCGCTTCGCCCAGCGCAGCGCGCAGCTGGAGCTCGACACCCTGGACGCCAACCTGCGCCAGGCCTACCGCCAGCAGGCCGAAGCGCGTATCGAGCGCTGGGAGCTGATGGCGCAAAAGCTGCGCGTGCTGCTGATGCCACTGAGCACCCAAAGCGACATGATCGAGCAACTGCGCGAGTACCTGAACGCCCAGCGGCCACGGAGCGCGTCATGA
- a CDS encoding DUF2628 domain-containing protein, with translation MEGIPQTQSTPDNLKPKWRERFAFFDQYGAPTSEPYKAAFRALPFGKKLLINNNFIAFFFGPIYWFVLGLWKKNLVMLAIMIAIGVLLSYYEIATGSEIPRPVDNGISMAFAFLYSFLTNRAYYLKQTKGQQSWNPFEGQRFI, from the coding sequence ATGGAAGGCATCCCACAAACCCAATCCACCCCAGATAACCTCAAGCCAAAATGGCGGGAGCGTTTCGCTTTCTTCGATCAGTACGGCGCACCCACCTCCGAGCCCTACAAAGCCGCTTTCCGCGCCTTGCCATTTGGCAAGAAGCTGCTGATCAACAACAACTTCATCGCCTTTTTCTTCGGCCCGATCTACTGGTTCGTGCTGGGGCTGTGGAAGAAGAACCTGGTCATGCTGGCCATCATGATCGCCATCGGCGTTCTCCTGAGCTACTACGAGATCGCGACGGGTAGCGAGATCCCGCGCCCGGTGGATAACGGCATCAGCATGGCGTTTGCGTTTCTGTACAGCTTCCTGACCAACCGTGCCTACTACCTGAAGCAGACCAAAGGGCAGCAGAGCTGGAACCCGTTCGAGGGGCAGCGGTTCATCTGA
- a CDS encoding BatD family protein, with product MSRFGVFLLCLLWAVLAQAEPLLRASVDRTRLEAGESLELTLESQDVTQFGKPDLRALEGDFEVRGTRQLNSLHSLDGETRASTRWIITLLPRRSGSLRIPELQLGQSHSQAIELQVLQADASRQDSASQVFIEATLDSSEVYVQAQAVLTLRIYHSVALYDDSSLSPLQLENAKVEPLGESRTYEKEINGVRHGVIETRYAVYAQQSGTLDIPPLTFTATAAASQDEAPQANGTARAGHQVQVSSLPLRLAVRPIPAAWPAGVPWLPARSLTLEEHWNPDPGNQQVQIGDSLTRNITLRAEGLSSTQLPPLPATEITGLRRYPDQPLLRNEISERGMIANREEREALVPTHSGALALPALEVAWWNTREDHLEHSSLPARTLNVQDNPALSADTPVGDNSSASSLLWPWQLATLVFALTTVLGFALWWRARSQPAVLRAAQAGPSPRTLLDDLKRACQANDPQATRQALDAWARQQPETLAEMAARFVPLSDALDGLNGALYSESGQYWQGEDLWRAIGTIPPAEQVLLPTGENGSLPPLYPK from the coding sequence ATGAGTCGCTTCGGCGTCTTTCTCCTCTGTCTGCTGTGGGCCGTGCTGGCCCAGGCCGAACCGTTGCTGCGCGCCAGCGTCGACCGTACCCGCCTGGAAGCCGGCGAAAGCCTGGAGCTGACTCTGGAAAGCCAGGACGTCACCCAGTTCGGCAAGCCCGACCTGCGCGCGCTGGAGGGTGACTTCGAAGTGCGCGGCACGCGCCAGCTAAACAGCCTGCACAGCCTCGACGGCGAAACCCGCGCCAGTACCCGCTGGATCATCACCCTGCTGCCGCGGCGCAGCGGCAGCCTGCGCATCCCCGAACTGCAACTGGGCCAGTCGCACAGCCAGGCCATCGAACTGCAGGTGCTGCAGGCCGATGCCAGCCGCCAGGACAGTGCCTCGCAGGTGTTCATCGAAGCCACGCTCGACAGCAGCGAGGTCTACGTCCAGGCCCAGGCCGTGCTCACCCTGCGCATCTACCATTCGGTGGCACTGTACGACGACAGCAGCCTCAGCCCGCTGCAACTGGAAAACGCCAAAGTCGAACCGCTGGGTGAATCGCGCACCTATGAAAAGGAAATCAACGGCGTCCGCCACGGCGTGATCGAAACCCGCTATGCCGTGTATGCCCAACAAAGCGGCACCCTCGACATCCCACCGTTGACTTTCACCGCCACCGCCGCCGCTAGCCAGGACGAGGCCCCGCAAGCCAACGGCACGGCCCGGGCCGGCCACCAGGTGCAGGTCAGCTCGTTGCCATTGCGCCTGGCCGTGCGGCCGATTCCGGCGGCCTGGCCTGCTGGCGTGCCCTGGCTACCGGCCCGCAGCCTGACACTTGAAGAGCACTGGAACCCCGACCCTGGCAACCAGCAGGTGCAGATTGGCGACTCGCTGACCCGCAACATCACCCTGCGTGCCGAAGGCTTGTCCAGCACCCAGCTGCCACCGCTGCCAGCCACAGAAATCACCGGCCTGCGCCGGTACCCCGACCAGCCATTGCTGCGCAACGAAATCAGCGAACGAGGGATGATTGCCAACCGCGAAGAGCGCGAAGCCTTGGTGCCGACCCACAGCGGCGCGCTGGCCCTGCCGGCGCTGGAAGTGGCCTGGTGGAATACCCGAGAAGACCACCTGGAGCACAGCAGCCTGCCGGCGCGCACGCTGAACGTGCAGGACAACCCGGCGCTGAGCGCCGACACCCCGGTCGGCGACAACAGCAGTGCCAGCAGCTTGCTGTGGCCCTGGCAGCTGGCCACCCTGGTGTTCGCCCTCACCACCGTGCTGGGCTTTGCCCTGTGGTGGCGCGCCCGCTCGCAGCCAGCGGTGCTGCGTGCCGCGCAGGCCGGGCCGAGCCCGCGTACCTTGCTGGATGATCTCAAGCGCGCGTGCCAGGCCAACGACCCACAGGCAACCCGCCAGGCGCTGGACGCCTGGGCCCGCCAGCAGCCGGAGACCCTGGCCGAGATGGCGGCGCGGTTCGTGCCGTTGTCGGATGCACTGGATGGGTTGAATGGGGCGCTGTATAGCGAGAGCGGGCAGTATTGGCAGGGTGAAGATTTGTGGCGGGCGATCGGTACGATTCCCCCGGCTGAGCAGGTATTGCTGCCGACCGGCGAGAACGGCAGCCTGCCGCCGCTCTATCCCAAGTGA
- a CDS encoding AAA family ATPase, protein MEHREALIALRTFLSSQILGQEKLVERLLIVLLADGHMLVEGAPGLAKTKAIKELAEGIEAQFHRIQFTPDLLPADITGTEIYRPETGSFVFQQGPIFHNLVLADEINRAPAKVQSALLEAMAERQVSVGRSTYDLSPLFLVMATQNPIEQEGTYPLPEAQLDRFLMHVKIGFPDAAVERRILLQARGEALGGETKPERRVSQQAIFAARKEILGLYMADAVEEYLVQLVMATRTPAKFDAELADWIAYGASPRGSISLDRCARAHAWLAGRDFVSPEDIQAVLFDVLRHRIILSFEAEAAGIDQDRVVQRILDVVAVA, encoded by the coding sequence ATGGAACACCGTGAAGCGCTGATCGCGCTGCGCACCTTTCTTTCTTCCCAGATCCTAGGCCAGGAGAAACTGGTCGAGCGGCTGTTGATCGTGCTCCTGGCAGACGGCCACATGCTGGTCGAAGGCGCGCCGGGCCTGGCCAAGACCAAGGCCATCAAAGAGCTCGCCGAAGGCATCGAGGCGCAGTTCCATCGCATCCAGTTCACCCCCGACCTGCTCCCGGCCGACATCACCGGCACCGAAATCTACCGCCCGGAAACCGGCAGCTTCGTGTTCCAGCAGGGGCCGATCTTCCACAACCTGGTGCTGGCCGACGAAATCAACCGCGCCCCGGCCAAGGTGCAGTCCGCACTGCTCGAGGCCATGGCCGAACGCCAGGTCAGCGTGGGCCGCAGCACCTACGACCTGTCGCCGCTGTTCCTGGTCATGGCCACACAGAACCCGATCGAGCAGGAAGGCACCTACCCGCTGCCCGAAGCCCAGCTCGACCGCTTCCTGATGCACGTGAAAATCGGCTTCCCCGACGCTGCGGTAGAGCGGCGCATCCTGTTGCAGGCCCGTGGTGAAGCCCTGGGCGGCGAGACCAAGCCCGAGCGCCGGGTCAGCCAGCAGGCGATCTTCGCCGCCCGCAAGGAAATCCTTGGCCTGTACATGGCCGACGCGGTGGAGGAATACCTGGTGCAACTGGTGATGGCCACCCGCACCCCGGCCAAGTTCGATGCCGAACTGGCCGACTGGATCGCCTACGGCGCCAGCCCGCGTGGTTCCATTTCGCTGGACCGCTGCGCGCGCGCCCACGCCTGGCTGGCCGGGCGCGATTTCGTCAGCCCCGAAGACATCCAGGCGGTGCTGTTCGACGTGCTGCGCCACCGCATCATCCTCTCGTTCGAGGCCGAGGCGGCAGGGATCGATCAGGACCGCGTGGTCCAGCGCATCCTCGACGTCGTCGCCGTTGCCTGA
- a CDS encoding T6SS phospholipase effector Tle1-like catalytic domain-containing protein, whose translation MDLNSCSTARITPVTLRFGVFFDGTGNNLSNVMPVDAPGNKGGSYANALSNVALLHALYPTQGANADGTMAFLKRYVEGVGTLAGEADHAYASATGCGRRGAEARVTEALAGIAGQLRDWRQAHPKARLERVEFDLFGFSRGAAAVRHLANLLHDGGSSLLAVPCGIVINFIGLFDTVAAIIAPLQGDFDPADDRHGGLRLGLGAGIARQMVQLVAGDEQRHNFPLVRSGHDIVLPGVHSNIGGGYPDTTQEQVLLCKPHSQRVPLRMRAEHTRVHATVSALLASSFGEMGAPRPRVLAWEVPIAGGLPSEAQKQVYAAVYREREVAGQLSRVYLSIMRELAVRAGVPFAQLGGQVEHRLPDELLGISRKLHAFALGECEQPGLTEDEQRLLRDRYVHASANWNALKGLHGSVLDVLFVNRPGAGGRVVHANPVA comes from the coding sequence ATGGACCTGAACAGCTGTAGCACTGCACGCATCACGCCGGTCACCCTGCGTTTTGGCGTGTTCTTCGATGGCACCGGTAACAACCTGAGCAATGTGATGCCGGTGGATGCACCGGGGAACAAGGGGGGCAGTTATGCCAATGCCTTGAGCAATGTGGCCCTGTTGCATGCACTGTACCCGACGCAGGGGGCCAATGCTGATGGGACCATGGCGTTTCTGAAGCGCTATGTCGAGGGCGTGGGCACCCTGGCGGGGGAGGCGGATCATGCCTATGCCTCGGCCACCGGGTGTGGGCGTAGAGGGGCCGAGGCGCGTGTCACCGAGGCCTTGGCGGGGATTGCCGGGCAACTGCGGGACTGGCGCCAGGCGCACCCAAAGGCAAGGCTCGAGCGGGTCGAGTTCGACTTGTTCGGTTTCAGCCGCGGCGCTGCGGCTGTGCGTCATCTGGCCAACCTGCTGCATGATGGCGGCAGCAGCCTGTTGGCTGTGCCCTGTGGCATCGTGATCAACTTCATCGGCCTGTTCGACACGGTTGCGGCAATTATCGCGCCGCTGCAGGGCGACTTCGATCCTGCCGACGACCGCCATGGTGGCTTGCGCCTTGGCCTGGGCGCGGGCATTGCCCGGCAAATGGTGCAGCTGGTGGCGGGGGACGAGCAGCGGCACAACTTCCCGCTGGTACGCAGCGGCCATGACATCGTGTTGCCAGGCGTGCACTCGAACATTGGCGGTGGTTACCCGGATACCACGCAGGAGCAGGTGCTGCTGTGCAAACCGCATTCTCAGCGGGTGCCGCTGAGAATGCGCGCCGAGCACACGCGTGTGCATGCCACAGTCAGTGCGTTGCTGGCGTCGTCGTTTGGCGAAATGGGCGCGCCCAGGCCGCGTGTGCTGGCCTGGGAGGTTCCGATTGCCGGTGGCCTGCCTAGCGAGGCGCAAAAACAGGTATATGCGGCGGTGTACCGCGAACGGGAAGTGGCGGGGCAGCTGTCGCGGGTGTACCTGAGCATCATGCGGGAGCTGGCGGTGCGCGCTGGTGTGCCGTTTGCGCAACTGGGCGGGCAGGTCGAGCACCGGCTGCCGGATGAACTGCTGGGCATCAGCCGCAAGTTGCATGCGTTTGCCCTGGGTGAATGCGAACAGCCTGGGTTGACCGAGGATGAGCAGCGATTGTTGCGAGACAGGTACGTGCATGCATCAGCGAACTGGAATGCGTTAAAGGGGTTGCACGGCAGTGTGCTGGATGTGTTGTTCGTCAATCGGCCGGGGGCAGGTGGGAGGGTGGTGCATGCCAATCCGGTCGCCTGA
- a CDS encoding vWA domain-containing protein, with translation MFELAWPWVFALLPLPWLARLVLPAADSGEPVLKVGFLDELEGLAGRRARLNLPTWRQQAPFVVIWLLLLCAAARPQWLGEPVPVAASGRDLLVAVDVSGSMDFPDMQWQNEEISRLDLVKALLGDFLQDREGDRVGLILFGSQAYLQAPLTFDRRTVRTFLDEAQIGIAGKNTAIGDAIGLAVKRLRQRPAQSRVLVLITDGANNGGQIHPLTAARLAAQEGVRIYTIGIGANPEASGTPGLLGLNPSLDLDEASLKEIADITHGTYFRAHDGAELDAIGDTLDQLEPVAQQPTQARTAKALYAWPLALALLLSVLLVLAVQWPDNLLHRLLRKPRFLQPHPEWRQRLKRLRLRRRR, from the coding sequence ATGTTTGAACTGGCCTGGCCGTGGGTCTTCGCCCTGTTGCCGCTGCCGTGGCTGGCGCGCCTGGTGCTGCCGGCCGCCGACAGCGGCGAACCGGTGCTCAAGGTGGGCTTCCTCGACGAACTCGAAGGCCTGGCCGGGCGCCGCGCGCGGCTCAACCTGCCGACCTGGCGCCAGCAGGCGCCCTTTGTCGTCATCTGGCTGTTGCTGCTGTGCGCCGCCGCCCGCCCGCAATGGTTGGGCGAGCCGGTGCCAGTGGCTGCCAGTGGCCGCGACCTGCTGGTGGCGGTGGATGTGTCCGGGTCGATGGACTTCCCTGACATGCAGTGGCAGAACGAAGAGATCAGCCGCCTCGACCTGGTCAAAGCGCTGCTCGGCGACTTTCTGCAGGACCGCGAAGGCGACCGCGTGGGCCTGATCCTGTTCGGCAGCCAGGCCTACCTGCAGGCCCCGCTCACCTTCGACCGACGTACCGTGCGTACCTTCCTCGACGAGGCGCAGATCGGCATCGCCGGCAAGAACACCGCCATCGGCGACGCCATTGGCCTGGCGGTCAAGCGCCTGCGTCAACGGCCGGCACAAAGCCGGGTGCTGGTGCTGATCACCGACGGTGCCAACAACGGCGGGCAGATCCACCCGCTGACCGCCGCCCGCCTGGCAGCCCAGGAAGGCGTGCGCATCTACACCATCGGCATCGGCGCCAACCCCGAAGCCAGCGGCACCCCCGGCCTGCTCGGCCTGAACCCGAGCCTGGACCTGGACGAAGCCTCGCTCAAGGAAATTGCCGATATCACCCACGGCACCTACTTCCGCGCCCATGACGGCGCCGAACTGGACGCCATCGGCGACACCCTCGACCAGCTCGAACCGGTGGCCCAGCAACCGACCCAGGCGCGCACGGCCAAGGCCCTGTATGCCTGGCCCCTGGCCCTTGCCCTGCTGCTGAGCGTGCTGCTGGTGCTGGCCGTGCAATGGCCCGACAACCTGCTGCACCGCCTGCTGCGCAAGCCGCGCTTCCTGCAACCGCACCCAGAATGGCGCCAGCGCCTGAAGCGCCTGCGCCTGAGGAGGCGGCGATGA